A single uncultured Methanolobus sp. DNA region contains:
- the thsA gene encoding thermosome subunit alpha, giving the protein MAGYGNQPIYIVDPSKERTTGKDALSMNIASAKAVASIVKTTLGPKGMDKMMVNIMGDITLTNDGATILEEMEIEHPTARMIVEVAKTQEKMAGDGTTSAVVLAGALLDKAQKLIETGVHPTVLVKGYAMATEKALETLNNYAVTIEKTDRDMLEKIANTSITGKASEMAGDHLAQICVDAIYAIEHEGKVDVDKDIVMAKEVGGTLDDTELINGISIRKEALHNEMPRRIENAKIALIDTDLVFAKTNTNSKLHVDSAEQLFDFKEQEKANFRATIQKIIDTGANVVFCSKKMEDYALHFFKEANMYATRRVKDEDMEVLSYSTGATLVRNVNEITADDLGFAELVEQEDEHEEKTYIKGFKDARTMTILIKGGTEHVTDNIERVFDDALHVVKSVYEDGTIVPGGGASEIEVAQALRKYAASVEGREQLAIGAFADAIEELPKAIAENCGFDTIDTIINLRAKHATVKNAGLDVETGDVIDMLEKGIIDPLRVKTQAIKSASEAAIIVLRVDDMLRAREQAMMDVKPEHNVHNYDAEGML; this is encoded by the coding sequence ATGGCAGGATATGGTAATCAACCAATATACATCGTTGATCCTAGTAAAGAGCGCACAACAGGCAAAGACGCATTATCAATGAACATCGCTTCTGCAAAGGCAGTTGCAAGCATTGTGAAAACAACCCTTGGTCCAAAAGGCATGGACAAGATGATGGTAAACATCATGGGTGATATAACCCTTACAAATGATGGTGCAACAATTCTTGAGGAAATGGAGATAGAACACCCAACCGCAAGAATGATCGTAGAAGTTGCAAAGACCCAGGAAAAGATGGCAGGCGACGGTACCACCAGTGCTGTTGTATTGGCAGGCGCACTGCTTGATAAAGCACAGAAGCTCATTGAGACCGGTGTCCACCCAACTGTCCTTGTAAAAGGTTACGCAATGGCAACCGAAAAAGCTCTTGAGACACTCAATAACTACGCAGTCACCATTGAGAAAACTGACAGGGATATGCTTGAGAAGATCGCAAACACATCCATCACCGGAAAAGCATCCGAGATGGCAGGCGATCACCTTGCACAGATCTGTGTTGATGCTATCTATGCTATTGAGCATGAAGGCAAGGTAGATGTTGACAAGGACATCGTAATGGCAAAGGAAGTTGGCGGAACTCTTGACGATACCGAACTTATCAACGGTATATCCATAAGAAAAGAAGCACTTCACAATGAAATGCCACGCCGTATTGAGAATGCAAAGATCGCTCTTATTGATACTGACCTTGTATTTGCAAAGACTAACACAAATTCCAAACTCCATGTTGACAGCGCTGAACAGCTTTTCGATTTCAAGGAGCAGGAGAAAGCAAACTTCAGGGCAACTATCCAGAAGATCATTGATACCGGAGCAAATGTAGTATTCTGTTCAAAGAAGATGGAAGATTATGCACTTCACTTCTTCAAGGAAGCTAACATGTATGCAACAAGGCGTGTCAAGGATGAGGACATGGAAGTACTTTCATACTCAACCGGTGCAACTCTTGTAAGGAATGTCAATGAGATAACAGCTGACGACCTGGGATTCGCAGAACTTGTCGAGCAGGAAGACGAGCATGAAGAGAAGACCTACATCAAGGGATTCAAAGATGCAAGAACCATGACGATCCTCATTAAAGGTGGTACAGAGCACGTTACAGACAACATCGAGCGTGTGTTCGATGATGCACTCCACGTGGTCAAGTCAGTTTACGAGGACGGTACTATTGTTCCTGGCGGCGGTGCTTCTGAGATAGAGGTCGCACAGGCACTCAGGAAATATGCAGCTAGTGTGGAAGGCCGTGAACAGCTTGCAATCGGCGCATTCGCTGATGCTATTGAAGAGCTTCCAAAGGCAATTGCTGAGAACTGTGGTTTCGATACAATTGACACTATCATCAACCTCCGTGCAAAACACGCAACTGTGAAGAATGCAGGTCTTGATGTGGAAACAGGAGATGTTATTGACATGCTTGAGAAAGGTATCATCGACCCTCTCAGAGTCAAGACGCAGGCTATCAAGTCCGCATCAGAAGCAGCAATTATCGTACTTCGTGTTGATGATATGCTCCGTGCAAGAGAACAGGCTATGATGGATGTCAAGCCTGAGCACAACGTGCATAATTACGATGCAGAAGGTATGTTGTAA
- the dph5 gene encoding diphthine synthase translates to MLTFIGLGLFDEKDISLKGLEAIKNADMVFAEFYTSRLMGSSLEELESLYGKKINLLSREDVEISPDWLAEAKDKNVAFLTGGDTMVSTTHVDLRLRAKNLGIETKLIHGSSIASAICGLSCLQNYRFGKASTIPHPYTSSRGVTVVSETPYDTIKLNKEHNMHTLVFLDIDKDKGYMTVNQALSLLLQVEEKRGEGIMDNAIAVGIARAGSEAPVVKAGYAHALKDEDFGEPLHILVIPASLHFIEAEALVGLLGAPAEILEGLDD, encoded by the coding sequence ATGCTCACTTTCATAGGACTTGGCCTTTTTGACGAGAAAGATATCTCCCTGAAAGGACTTGAAGCTATAAAAAATGCTGATATGGTATTTGCTGAATTCTACACATCAAGACTGATGGGTAGCTCACTGGAAGAACTCGAATCACTTTACGGAAAAAAGATCAACCTGCTTTCCAGAGAAGATGTGGAAATATCCCCTGACTGGTTAGCCGAGGCAAAAGACAAGAATGTGGCTTTCCTCACAGGAGGAGACACCATGGTTTCCACAACCCACGTTGATCTGAGACTGCGTGCAAAGAACCTTGGTATTGAGACAAAACTCATACACGGTTCATCCATAGCCTCAGCGATCTGCGGACTGTCATGTCTTCAGAACTACCGCTTTGGAAAAGCATCAACCATTCCTCATCCATATACCAGCAGTCGCGGAGTCACAGTAGTATCAGAAACCCCTTATGATACTATAAAACTTAACAAAGAACACAATATGCATACTCTTGTTTTCCTCGACATCGACAAGGACAAAGGTTACATGACAGTGAACCAGGCTCTTTCCCTGCTTCTTCAGGTAGAGGAGAAACGAGGCGAAGGCATTATGGACAATGCCATTGCTGTGGGTATCGCAAGGGCAGGCTCAGAAGCACCAGTTGTTAAGGCGGGCTATGCCCATGCTTTAAAGGATGAGGATTTCGGAGAGCCTCTTCACATATTGGTTATCCCTGCATCACTTCATTTTATCGAAGCGGAAGCACTTGTAGGACTGCTGGGTGCACCTGCTGAGATACTCGAAGGTCTTGATGACTGA